A single region of the Thermodesulfatator indicus DSM 15286 genome encodes:
- a CDS encoding carbohydrate kinase family protein — MMRVVGSGALNLDFFYEIEDLRLLKSSKGLVPGGEVWGSRKEFEVLREELEQKGRFIAQSGGGSAANTIFALKTWGFETGFIGIVGADEEGEAILAELEGVDLSRVIRRGYSACCLIIIDAQKDRAILVSPHSEEPSLTHFSCQTNSDEWLHLSSLITDEGFSFHCQLKKNHPGPFSIDPGEIYARRGFEALKNFFQKAKLVFITSQELEILKITPEEITAFGPKLFLKQGGKGATIYDGKPKNIPPATPPEIVDNTGAGDVFDAGVIAGILSGLSLEKAGKLGAAMAAISLRDYARKGYPLPEEFSAKLKEIKNATG, encoded by the coding sequence ATGATGCGTGTCGTCGGCTCAGGTGCGCTTAACCTTGATTTTTTCTACGAAATAGAAGACTTACGCTTGCTCAAATCTTCCAAAGGCCTTGTGCCCGGGGGAGAGGTGTGGGGAAGTCGTAAAGAATTTGAGGTCCTGCGGGAAGAGCTTGAGCAAAAGGGCCGTTTTATCGCTCAAAGCGGAGGTGGCTCGGCGGCCAATACCATTTTTGCCCTAAAAACCTGGGGCTTTGAAACAGGCTTTATTGGTATCGTTGGGGCCGACGAAGAAGGTGAGGCCATTTTAGCTGAGCTTGAAGGGGTTGATTTAAGTCGAGTTATAAGACGAGGTTATTCGGCCTGTTGCCTCATTATTATTGACGCCCAAAAAGATCGGGCTATCTTGGTCTCTCCCCATTCTGAAGAACCATCCCTTACCCATTTTTCTTGCCAAACCAACTCAGATGAATGGCTGCATCTGAGTTCTCTCATTACAGACGAAGGTTTTTCTTTCCATTGCCAGCTTAAAAAGAATCACCCTGGCCCTTTTAGCATTGATCCTGGCGAGATCTACGCCCGAAGAGGTTTTGAGGCCTTAAAAAACTTTTTCCAAAAAGCCAAACTCGTTTTTATAACCAGTCAGGAACTAGAAATACTTAAAATTACTCCCGAAGAAATTACCGCTTTTGGCCCTAAACTTTTTCTAAAACAGGGGGGAAAGGGAGCCACCATTTATGACGGCAAGCCTAAAAACATACCACCAGCTACACCACCTGAAATTGTTGACAATACCGGTGCAGGTGACGTGTTTGATGCCGGGGTAATAGCCGGTATCCTCTCCGGACTATCTTTGGAAAAAGCAGGAAAATTAGGAGCCGCTATGGCCGCTATTTCTTTAAGAGATTATGCTAGAAAGGGCTATCCTTTGCCTGAAGAATTTTCGGCGAAACTAAAGGAGATTAAAAATGCAACCGGATAA
- the purF gene encoding amidophosphoribosyltransferase, translating to MCGIIGVFGHKEAAKIAFFGLYALQHRGQESAGIVTSDGEEAYEHRALGLVAEVFNEPILQKLKGHLAVGHVRYSTTGSTTTKNTQPFFVIHGKRTFALAHNGNLVNAHILRTELEKQGSLFQTSMDSEIIVHLIAKSLNKGLVEAIRDTMEVIEGAYSVILLSQDKIVAFRDPYGFRPLALGMLNGGYILASETCAFDLVQAQYLRDIEPGEILVIDENGLNSYKGVESKTTAHCIFEFIYFARPDSDIFGQNVYNFRKKLGFQLAEECPLQADFVMPFPDSGNYAAIGYAQATGLPFEMGVIRNHYVGRTFIQPSQSMRDFSVRVKLNPVKDILRGKKVAVVDDSLVRGTTSRTRVKAIREAGAFEINMLISCPPIKYPCFYGIDFPSRGELIAAKHSVEEIRRYLELDRLHYLSLEGLIKAAGGNHKSFCLACFNGKYPVPIKIPVHKEILEKD from the coding sequence ATGTGTGGAATAATAGGAGTTTTTGGACATAAAGAAGCCGCCAAAATAGCCTTCTTCGGGCTTTATGCCCTTCAGCATCGCGGCCAGGAAAGTGCGGGCATTGTTACCTCAGACGGCGAAGAAGCCTACGAACACCGGGCTTTAGGCTTGGTAGCCGAAGTATTTAACGAACCCATTTTGCAAAAACTAAAAGGCCATCTGGCTGTAGGGCACGTGCGCTACTCCACTACTGGCTCTACCACTACCAAAAACACCCAGCCCTTTTTCGTAATTCACGGCAAACGCACCTTTGCTCTGGCCCATAACGGCAATCTGGTAAACGCCCATATCCTACGCACAGAACTTGAAAAACAGGGCTCGCTTTTTCAAACCAGCATGGACAGTGAGATCATTGTCCACCTCATTGCCAAATCTCTTAATAAGGGTCTGGTAGAGGCTATTCGCGATACCATGGAAGTTATAGAAGGCGCTTATTCAGTGATTCTTTTATCGCAAGACAAAATAGTAGCCTTTAGAGACCCTTACGGCTTTCGGCCCCTGGCCCTTGGTATGCTAAACGGGGGCTATATTTTGGCCTCTGAAACCTGTGCTTTTGACCTGGTTCAGGCCCAATATTTGCGAGATATTGAGCCTGGAGAGATTCTAGTAATTGACGAAAATGGCCTGAATTCTTACAAAGGCGTGGAAAGCAAAACGACGGCCCATTGCATATTTGAATTTATTTACTTTGCCCGCCCGGATAGCGATATCTTCGGCCAAAATGTCTACAACTTTCGCAAAAAACTTGGCTTTCAATTGGCCGAAGAGTGCCCACTTCAAGCTGACTTCGTTATGCCCTTTCCTGATTCGGGGAACTACGCCGCAATTGGTTACGCTCAAGCCACAGGGCTTCCCTTTGAGATGGGCGTTATCAGGAACCACTATGTAGGGCGTACTTTTATACAGCCTTCACAAAGCATGCGCGATTTTTCCGTAAGAGTGAAGCTAAACCCGGTAAAAGACATCTTGAGGGGCAAAAAAGTAGCAGTGGTAGATGATTCTCTGGTTCGCGGAACCACCAGCCGCACCAGGGTAAAGGCCATTCGTGAGGCTGGTGCTTTTGAAATCAATATGCTTATAAGCTGTCCGCCCATCAAGTATCCCTGTTTTTACGGCATAGATTTCCCCTCGCGTGGAGAGCTAATTGCAGCCAAGCACTCGGTAGAAGAAATAAGGCGCTACCTGGAACTTGATCGCCTGCATTATCTTTCCCTTGAAGGGCTAATTAAAGCGGCCGGCGGCAACCATAAGAGCTTTTGTCTAGCCTGTTTTAACGGAAAATACCCTGTACCTATAAAAATCCCTGTACACAAAGAAATCCTTGAAAAGGATTAG
- the proB gene encoding glutamate 5-kinase, with protein MAANSSSLNKRRPYLERAKRIVVKVGSAVITGEDGLSREVINNLSAELSRFAREGYEVVLVSSGAIACGRKKLGLPKRQFTLTEKQALAATGQAGLIQSYEEYFEQYGQTVAQILLTRTDLEDRHRYLLARNTILKLLRWRVIPIINENDTVAVEEIQFGDNDLLAAMVTGLIGADILICLSDIDALFDKDPREDPTARPVRVVEKIDQTIEKMAGKKPGRLGRGGMVSKIRAAKMVTSLGIPMVIAPGREPMILEKIFAGKEIGTFFLPAKKITARKFWIAYHPRPEGALILDEGAVKALVERNKSLLPAGIKEVRGVFDKGACVECLDEKGRRVALGLTNFSSNEIQKIKGCHSREICQRLGLAHQDEVIHRDNLVLCE; from the coding sequence ATGGCGGCTAATTCATCAAGTTTAAACAAAAGAAGACCTTACTTAGAGCGAGCCAAACGCATAGTAGTAAAGGTTGGAAGCGCTGTTATTACCGGTGAAGACGGTCTTTCTCGCGAAGTAATTAATAATCTTTCGGCAGAGTTATCACGTTTTGCCAGAGAAGGTTACGAAGTGGTTCTGGTTTCTTCTGGAGCTATTGCCTGTGGCCGAAAAAAGTTAGGCTTGCCTAAGCGGCAATTTACTCTTACCGAAAAGCAGGCTTTGGCTGCTACAGGTCAAGCCGGGCTTATTCAATCATATGAAGAATACTTTGAACAATACGGACAAACCGTAGCCCAGATCCTTCTTACCCGCACGGACCTGGAAGACAGACATCGTTATCTTTTGGCCAGAAACACTATTTTAAAGCTATTACGCTGGCGGGTTATCCCTATAATAAACGAAAACGATACCGTGGCGGTAGAAGAAATTCAATTTGGCGATAACGATCTCTTGGCCGCTATGGTAACTGGTTTAATAGGGGCAGACATTTTGATTTGCCTCTCAGACATTGATGCTTTGTTTGATAAAGACCCTAGAGAAGATCCTACTGCTAGGCCGGTGCGCGTAGTAGAAAAAATAGACCAAACCATAGAAAAAATGGCTGGCAAAAAACCTGGACGCTTAGGTCGCGGGGGAATGGTCTCTAAAATTAGAGCCGCAAAGATGGTCACCTCTCTAGGAATACCCATGGTTATTGCGCCAGGGCGTGAACCCATGATACTTGAGAAGATATTTGCTGGCAAAGAAATAGGGACTTTTTTCCTGCCTGCCAAAAAGATTACCGCACGAAAATTTTGGATAGCATATCATCCCAGGCCTGAGGGGGCTTTGATTTTGGACGAGGGAGCAGTAAAGGCCTTGGTAGAAAGAAATAAAAGTCTTCTTCCTGCAGGGATAAAAGAAGTCCGAGGAGTCTTTGATAAAGGTGCTTGTGTAGAATGTCTAGACGAAAAAGGCCGCCGTGTCGCCCTTGGCCTTACAAATTTTTCCTCAAATGAGATTCAAAAAATTAAAGGCTGTCACTCCCGAGAGATTTGTCAGAGGTTAGGGCTAGCTCATCAAGACGAAGTTATCCACCGGGATAATCTGGTTCTTTGTGAGTAG
- the obgE gene encoding GTPase ObgE — protein MPRFVDQTKIYVKAGNGGAGCVSFRREKYVPRGGPDGGDGGKGGDVILVASSQLHTLYDFYHQTHFRAENGRPGMGKKMKGRDGDDLILKVPVGTIVKDAETGEILYDFTKDGESFVVAKGGRGGRGNARFATPTRQAPRFAEPGKPGEERWIILELKLIADVGLVGLPNAGKSTLLSRITAARPKIADYPFTTITPNLGVVKLDEERSFVVADIPGLIEGAHKGVGLGLDFLRHIERTKAILYVLDASKGEECLKDFELLQKELAHYHRSLIEKPAAIALNKIDIVSDRQKLYELKAFFEKKGYPVYLISAVTGEGIKELLEGLWRLIHQV, from the coding sequence ATGCCTAGATTTGTTGATCAAACCAAAATTTACGTAAAAGCAGGTAATGGGGGAGCTGGCTGTGTGAGCTTCCGCCGCGAGAAATATGTCCCTCGTGGTGGCCCTGATGGAGGCGATGGCGGCAAAGGCGGAGATGTGATCCTCGTAGCCTCGAGTCAGCTCCATACCCTTTATGATTTCTACCACCAAACCCATTTTAGGGCCGAAAATGGCCGCCCTGGCATGGGCAAAAAAATGAAAGGCCGTGATGGAGATGACCTTATCTTGAAAGTGCCTGTAGGCACTATCGTCAAAGACGCAGAAACCGGAGAAATACTTTATGACTTTACTAAAGACGGAGAAAGTTTTGTAGTAGCCAAAGGTGGACGAGGAGGAAGAGGCAACGCCCGTTTTGCCACTCCTACTCGCCAGGCTCCCCGTTTTGCTGAGCCAGGCAAACCTGGAGAAGAACGCTGGATCATTCTTGAACTAAAACTTATAGCCGACGTGGGTCTAGTTGGTCTCCCAAATGCTGGAAAATCTACGCTTCTCTCACGTATTACCGCAGCCAGGCCTAAAATTGCTGATTATCCCTTTACTACCATTACTCCTAATCTTGGGGTGGTAAAACTCGATGAAGAACGTTCCTTTGTCGTGGCTGATATCCCGGGGTTGATTGAAGGAGCTCATAAAGGCGTAGGATTAGGACTTGACTTTTTAAGGCACATAGAACGAACCAAAGCTATTTTGTATGTTCTTGACGCTTCAAAGGGCGAAGAATGTTTAAAAGATTTCGAATTATTACAAAAAGAATTAGCTCATTATCACCGTTCATTGATAGAAAAACCCGCCGCTATTGCCCTTAACAAAATAGATATCGTCTCTGACCGCCAAAAACTGTATGAACTAAAGGCCTTCTTTGAGAAAAAGGGCTATCCAGTGTATCTTATTTCTGCAGTAACTGGAGAAGGCATAAAAGAACTTCTGGAAGGGCTATGGCGGCTAATTCATCAAGTTTAA
- a CDS encoding amidohydrolase family protein — MELRISKRPTLYRSKYLLPIIKEPVENGAIIATEGLIIDSGPYKQVKKGFIGEEVDLGHSLLLPALVNAHTHIELSAFKWRLSPTSSFVSWIKKLIRLRQEITPEEYIKSARLGLKEMWQAGIGLIGDHGNTGLSVPLLKDSPFRAVFFREVIDFQGRTNLKEFLKDQLSDPKVVLSLAPHAPYTVSPILMQAIKKWTQKYRLPFSLHVAESPEEVEFLLHGKGPIKELLKERGQWPSSFVAPGLRPVFYLDRLEILDENTICVHLTQASSQELALLAKRKAKPCLCPRSNTFLGVGFPQVEEMLALGLEPCLGTDSLASNDYLSIFAEIAALKQYFPALSPDILLKMATWWGAKALKQKDMGYIDKGAIADLLILPAEGEKLEHILEELVTKPPQQIGRLYG; from the coding sequence ATGGAATTAAGGATCTCCAAAAGACCCACCCTTTACCGCTCCAAATACCTGCTACCCATAATAAAAGAACCCGTTGAAAATGGAGCTATAATTGCCACCGAAGGTCTAATTATAGATAGTGGGCCATATAAACAGGTAAAAAAGGGGTTTATTGGAGAAGAAGTTGACCTTGGCCACTCCCTCCTCCTTCCAGCCCTGGTAAATGCCCATACCCACATAGAGCTTTCGGCTTTTAAGTGGCGTCTTTCCCCTACCTCGTCTTTCGTAAGCTGGATCAAAAAACTTATTCGCCTGCGACAGGAAATAACTCCTGAAGAATATATTAAAAGTGCCCGTTTAGGCCTTAAAGAGATGTGGCAGGCCGGCATCGGCCTTATAGGAGATCACGGCAATACCGGGCTTTCGGTGCCTTTACTAAAGGACTCTCCTTTTAGGGCGGTTTTTTTTAGAGAAGTAATAGACTTTCAAGGCCGCACCAATCTAAAAGAATTCCTCAAAGACCAGTTGAGTGACCCCAAAGTTGTTTTAAGCTTAGCCCCTCACGCCCCTTATACGGTTTCGCCTATTCTTATGCAGGCCATTAAAAAATGGACCCAAAAATACCGCCTCCCATTTTCCCTACACGTGGCCGAATCTCCAGAAGAAGTAGAGTTTTTGTTACACGGAAAAGGCCCGATAAAAGAGCTTCTAAAAGAAAGAGGTCAGTGGCCTTCCTCTTTTGTGGCTCCTGGATTAAGGCCGGTATTTTATCTAGATCGCTTAGAAATACTTGATGAAAATACCATTTGCGTGCATCTCACCCAGGCTAGCTCTCAGGAGCTAGCCCTTCTGGCTAAAAGAAAGGCCAAACCCTGCCTTTGTCCCAGGAGCAATACTTTTTTGGGAGTAGGGTTTCCACAGGTAGAAGAAATGCTTGCCCTTGGCCTTGAACCTTGCCTGGGAACTGATAGCCTGGCCAGTAACGATTATCTTTCTATCTTTGCCGAGATAGCGGCCCTTAAACAGTATTTTCCAGCCCTTTCTCCTGACATACTTCTTAAAATGGCTACCTGGTGGGGAGCTAAGGCTTTGAAGCAAAAAGACATGGGTTATATAGACAAGGGGGCTATAGCTGATCTACTTATTTTGCCCGCCGAAGGAGAAAAACTTGAACACATCCTTGAAGAATTGGTGACTAAACCTCCTCAGCAAATTGGCCGACTTTATGGTTAA
- a CDS encoding TldD/PmbA family protein, whose product MQPDKAAQIIEKALGKGKFADLYLEETETTYIVYENDRLEKVVTGGDRGAGLRAIYGDFHTAYAYTNELSWEGMSSLAENLASITGPVSQKVKMENIKKVPFPEVKRPPFEESLTTKIDLVKKANRAARGVSSEVAQVKVIYQDVHKKITIANSDGIFIKGERIYTLLAVQVVARRGEIIQTGYEPLGGAIGLEIFEKTPPEEIAIKAARRAVLMLSAPKAPGGTMPVVLSSEAGGTMIHEAVGHGLEADLAEEGFSVYAGKIGEKVASSLITVVDDPTLLYQRGFYQFDDEGVFAQKTILIENGVLKDFLYDRLSAMKAGKESNGHGRRESYRHRPIPRMSNTYIAPGPHTPEEIIRSVDKGLFVKKMGGGQVDTISGNFVFEVTEGYLIENGLLGEPVRGATISGNGPQVLQIIDMVGHDLGFTIGTCGKDGQGVPVSDGQPTLRIPEIVVGGAIGEK is encoded by the coding sequence ATGCAACCGGATAAGGCCGCTCAAATAATTGAAAAAGCTCTGGGTAAAGGGAAGTTCGCTGATCTTTACCTTGAAGAAACTGAAACCACGTACATAGTCTATGAAAACGACCGTCTGGAAAAGGTAGTCACCGGTGGAGATAGAGGGGCTGGTTTACGCGCTATTTATGGGGATTTCCATACAGCCTACGCCTATACCAACGAGTTAAGCTGGGAGGGAATGTCCAGCCTGGCCGAGAACCTGGCCTCCATCACTGGACCCGTTTCTCAAAAAGTAAAGATGGAAAACATAAAGAAAGTCCCCTTTCCTGAAGTTAAGCGGCCACCTTTTGAAGAGTCACTTACTACCAAAATAGACCTGGTTAAAAAAGCTAACCGTGCTGCTCGCGGAGTCTCCTCTGAAGTAGCCCAGGTAAAAGTTATTTATCAGGATGTGCATAAAAAAATTACCATTGCCAATTCAGACGGGATTTTCATCAAAGGCGAAAGGATCTACACTTTACTTGCCGTACAGGTAGTGGCCAGACGCGGGGAGATAATTCAGACAGGTTATGAACCCCTCGGTGGCGCTATTGGCCTTGAGATATTTGAAAAAACTCCACCTGAAGAAATTGCTATAAAAGCGGCCAGGCGGGCCGTACTTATGCTTTCGGCTCCCAAAGCCCCTGGAGGCACCATGCCCGTAGTACTTTCGTCTGAGGCCGGAGGCACTATGATCCACGAAGCTGTTGGCCACGGCCTTGAGGCAGACCTTGCCGAAGAAGGCTTTTCGGTTTATGCCGGAAAAATCGGCGAAAAAGTAGCATCCTCACTTATTACCGTGGTTGATGATCCAACCCTTCTTTACCAGCGTGGTTTTTATCAATTTGACGACGAAGGCGTCTTTGCGCAAAAGACCATTCTCATAGAAAACGGCGTTTTAAAAGATTTTCTTTACGATCGCTTATCGGCCATGAAAGCCGGGAAGGAATCAAACGGCCACGGGCGCCGTGAGTCCTATCGCCATCGTCCTATTCCGCGCATGTCTAACACTTACATTGCTCCTGGCCCTCATACGCCTGAAGAAATTATAAGAAGCGTGGACAAAGGGCTCTTTGTTAAAAAGATGGGCGGTGGGCAGGTAGATACCATCTCCGGCAACTTTGTCTTTGAAGTCACCGAAGGCTATTTGATAGAAAACGGCCTCCTAGGAGAACCCGTCAGAGGAGCTACTATTTCCGGAAATGGGCCGCAAGTCCTTCAGATTATTGACATGGTTGGCCACGACCTTGGCTTTACCATTGGCACCTGCGGAAAAGACGGCCAGGGGGTACCGGTTTCTGACGGCCAGCCTACTTTACGTATCCCGGAAATTGTAGTAGGTGGTGCCATAGGAGAAAAATAA
- a CDS encoding menaquinone biosynthesis decarboxylase: MAYKDLQEFIQRLESENELLRIKEPLSPKLEIPEVTDRVCKVYGPALLFENVPGYDMPVLTNAFGSFRRMAMALGVKNLNDLGQDVLQFIEIEKPDSIIKKLNLIPKVKRLANVFPKMVDKAPCQEIVFKGDEVDLFRLPVLHCWPQDGGPFITLPVVITKHPLTGVRNVGMYRMQVFDRRTTGMHWHLHKGGAHHYRVAEKLGKRLEVAVAIGPDPATTYAATAPLPDDVDEILFAGFLRGKPVEMVKCLTVDLEVPAQSQIVLEGYVEPGERRLEGPFGDHTGYYSLPDYYPVFHVTCMTMRKDAIYPATIVGKPPQEDCYMAKATERLFLPLIQKTLPEVVDMNLPMEGVFHNLAFVSIDKRYPGHARKVASALWGFGQMMFCKIIVIFDKEVNVQDTSECLWRLGNNIDPERDIFFVKGPVDALDHAAPLPYYGSKMAIDATRKWPEEGFERDWPDVIEMDPQVQRKINRLWHKLGVEKFLKKKLSEF, translated from the coding sequence ATTGCTTACAAAGATTTACAGGAATTTATTCAAAGACTTGAATCCGAAAACGAACTTTTGCGTATAAAAGAACCCTTATCCCCCAAACTGGAAATACCAGAGGTAACAGACCGGGTCTGCAAGGTTTACGGCCCAGCCCTTCTCTTTGAAAATGTACCAGGCTATGATATGCCGGTTCTTACCAATGCCTTTGGTAGCTTTCGCCGCATGGCCATGGCCCTTGGGGTCAAAAATTTAAATGACCTTGGCCAAGACGTTCTCCAGTTTATAGAGATTGAAAAACCTGACTCCATTATAAAAAAGCTAAATCTAATCCCCAAAGTAAAGCGCCTGGCCAACGTTTTCCCCAAGATGGTAGATAAAGCTCCCTGCCAGGAAATAGTTTTTAAAGGCGACGAAGTAGATTTGTTTAGACTTCCGGTTTTACACTGTTGGCCCCAGGATGGCGGGCCTTTTATCACCTTGCCAGTAGTGATTACCAAGCATCCGCTTACCGGCGTGCGCAATGTGGGCATGTATCGCATGCAGGTGTTTGACAGGAGAACCACCGGGATGCACTGGCACCTTCACAAAGGCGGTGCGCATCACTATCGTGTGGCGGAAAAACTTGGCAAACGACTGGAAGTGGCCGTGGCCATTGGCCCTGACCCGGCTACCACTTACGCTGCTACCGCTCCCCTTCCAGACGACGTTGACGAAATCCTCTTTGCCGGCTTTTTACGGGGAAAACCCGTAGAGATGGTCAAATGCTTAACCGTTGACTTAGAAGTCCCGGCCCAGAGCCAGATTGTGCTTGAAGGCTATGTTGAACCAGGTGAAAGACGCCTTGAAGGTCCTTTTGGGGATCATACTGGTTATTATTCCCTACCTGATTATTATCCGGTGTTTCACGTTACCTGCATGACCATGCGGAAAGACGCCATTTACCCGGCCACTATCGTGGGTAAACCCCCTCAGGAAGATTGCTACATGGCTAAGGCTACGGAACGCCTTTTTCTTCCTTTAATCCAAAAGACTCTTCCTGAAGTGGTTGACATGAATCTTCCCATGGAAGGTGTTTTTCACAACCTGGCCTTTGTTTCCATTGACAAGAGATATCCTGGGCACGCCCGTAAAGTTGCTAGCGCCCTCTGGGGGTTTGGCCAGATGATGTTTTGCAAGATCATCGTCATCTTTGATAAAGAAGTAAACGTGCAGGATACCTCTGAGTGCCTCTGGCGTTTAGGCAATAACATTGACCCTGAACGCGATATATTCTTTGTCAAAGGTCCGGTGGATGCCCTTGACCACGCCGCCCCGCTTCCTTATTACGGTAGCAAAATGGCTATTGACGCCACCCGCAAGTGGCCAGAAGAAGGCTTTGAGCGTGACTGGCCTGACGTCATAGAAATGGACCCCCAGGTTCAACGAAAAATAAATCGCCTCTGGCACAAATTAGGCGTGGAAAAATTTCTGAAAAAGAAGCTTTCAGAATTTTAG
- the mqnC gene encoding cyclic dehypoxanthinyl futalosine synthase, translating to MEKIVAKILDGQRITKEEALLLWQEASFFDLGFLAREVRLRLHPERVVTYIVDRNINYTNICISGCKFCAYYRPPGTPGGFVLSQEELFRKIEETLALGGVQILLQGGLHPELPFSFYVDMLRSIKEKFPEIHIHGFSPPEIIHFSKISGKSIEDVLKDLIEAGLASIPGGGAEILVDRVRQKISPNKCSAEEWLEVMRVAHTLGLKTTATMMFGHIETIEERIEHLARIRELQDETGGFTAFIPWPFQPGNTELRTPKVLPVEYLKMLALSRIFLDNVKNIQASWVTQGPKVAQLALEFGANDFGSTMIEENVVAAAGVSHRLSIDEIERIIKDAGYIPRRRKMDYTLI from the coding sequence ATGGAAAAGATTGTGGCGAAAATCCTTGATGGCCAGAGAATTACCAAAGAAGAAGCCTTGCTGCTCTGGCAGGAGGCCTCTTTTTTTGATCTCGGCTTTCTGGCCAGAGAAGTGCGCTTAAGACTCCATCCAGAAAGGGTCGTTACTTATATCGTTGACCGCAACATAAATTATACCAACATTTGTATCTCGGGATGCAAGTTTTGCGCCTATTATCGTCCTCCTGGAACTCCAGGTGGTTTCGTGCTTTCCCAGGAAGAACTTTTCCGCAAGATAGAAGAAACTCTTGCCCTTGGAGGAGTTCAAATTTTGCTCCAGGGCGGTCTTCACCCTGAGCTTCCTTTTTCTTTTTACGTTGACATGCTAAGAAGCATAAAAGAAAAGTTCCCAGAAATTCATATTCATGGTTTTTCTCCTCCTGAAATTATTCATTTCTCTAAGATTTCAGGAAAAAGTATTGAAGATGTTCTTAAAGACTTGATAGAAGCAGGCCTTGCTTCTATCCCTGGTGGTGGAGCAGAAATCCTTGTTGACAGAGTTCGCCAAAAGATTTCTCCCAACAAATGTAGTGCCGAGGAATGGCTTGAAGTAATGCGTGTAGCCCACACCCTTGGGCTTAAGACTACGGCTACCATGATGTTCGGTCATATAGAAACCATTGAGGAGCGCATTGAACACCTGGCCCGGATAAGGGAGCTCCAGGATGAAACCGGCGGCTTTACCGCCTTTATTCCCTGGCCTTTTCAACCCGGCAACACTGAACTTAGAACTCCCAAAGTTTTGCCCGTAGAATATCTGAAAATGCTTGCTCTCTCGCGCATATTTTTAGACAATGTAAAAAATATTCAGGCCTCCTGGGTAACTCAGGGGCCCAAAGTGGCCCAATTAGCCCTTGAGTTTGGGGCCAACGATTTTGGTAGCACCATGATTGAAGAAAACGTAGTAGCCGCCGCGGGAGTCTCGCACCGCCTTTCCATAGACGAAATAGAGCGCATTATAAAAGATGCTGGCTACATCCCCCGGCGCCGAAAGATGGACTACACTTTAATTTAA
- a CDS encoding zinc dependent phospholipase C family protein → MVLKILLFLTLVLVILFPQEVLAFGPGAHIELGLKLIELGPSCFRGLTGSLGLAFIYGNLAPDFFIAPARFKRLYHSFEAFEKLLLEAKSPDEIAFSLGYGTHLLADDVAHLHLIPALERRLDLPGRLIHYYFEWTLERNRGKNFFLLRGIYLWPGHRRLNQFMASSFGISTRIILSRKLLTLSTMRLAKIKRFIPPNNLVILFERKFQTALPRCLENMNQILFVEEADDACRRLRCA, encoded by the coding sequence ATGGTCTTGAAAATTCTTTTGTTTTTAACACTTGTATTGGTCATTTTGTTTCCACAAGAGGTCTTGGCCTTTGGTCCAGGGGCTCATATTGAACTAGGGCTAAAACTTATTGAACTGGGCCCCTCCTGTTTCAGGGGCCTTACGGGAAGCCTTGGGCTTGCTTTTATTTACGGCAACCTGGCTCCAGACTTTTTTATTGCTCCGGCCCGTTTTAAGAGACTCTATCACTCCTTTGAGGCTTTTGAAAAGCTTCTTTTAGAGGCCAAAAGCCCTGACGAAATTGCCTTTTCCCTGGGTTACGGCACCCATCTTCTAGCTGATGATGTAGCTCACCTCCATCTTATCCCGGCCCTTGAAAGACGCCTTGATCTTCCTGGAAGGCTTATTCATTACTACTTTGAGTGGACCCTTGAACGTAACCGGGGCAAAAACTTTTTCTTATTAAGAGGTATTTATCTCTGGCCAGGCCATAGGCGTCTTAATCAGTTTATGGCCTCAAGCTTTGGGATTTCTACCCGAATTATTCTTTCGCGAAAACTTTTAACCCTGTCCACCATGAGGCTTGCCAAAATCAAAAGATTTATTCCCCCAAACAACCTGGTTATCCTTTTTGAAAGAAAGTTCCAGACCGCCCTTCCCAGGTGCCTTGAAAACATGAACCAGATTCTTTTTGTAGAAGAGGCAGATGATGCGTGTCGTCGGCTCAGGTGCGCTTAA